Proteins encoded within one genomic window of Tidjanibacter massiliensis:
- the mazG gene encoding nucleoside triphosphate pyrophosphohydrolase, translating into MYEKQLEAMERLFGVMDRLRVECPWDREQTFESLRNNTIEETFELTDAITDGDMDGIREELGDLLLHIVFYSRMGAEQGRFDIGDVANALCDKLIYRHPHVYGNVEADSAGQVIHNWEELKLAEKRKKDRKARKGVLSGVPRSLPAMVKAFRIGQKAAAAGFDWGRREDVWEKVQEETDELRQEIGRMDRDRMEEELGDLLFALVNMARLYGIDPENALERSNKKFIRRFEHIEKRADEQGVELTKMPLEEMEAYWQEAKREER; encoded by the coding sequence ATGTACGAGAAACAGCTTGAGGCCATGGAGCGCCTGTTCGGGGTGATGGACAGGCTCCGGGTAGAGTGTCCGTGGGACAGGGAGCAGACTTTCGAGTCGCTGCGCAACAACACCATAGAGGAGACGTTCGAATTGACCGATGCGATAACGGACGGCGACATGGACGGCATCCGCGAGGAGCTGGGCGACCTGCTGCTCCACATCGTCTTCTATTCGCGCATGGGGGCGGAACAGGGGCGTTTCGATATAGGCGATGTGGCCAATGCATTGTGCGATAAGTTGATATACAGACATCCGCATGTCTACGGCAATGTAGAGGCCGACAGTGCCGGACAGGTAATACACAATTGGGAGGAGCTGAAACTCGCCGAGAAGCGCAAGAAAGACCGCAAGGCACGCAAGGGGGTGCTGTCGGGGGTACCGCGCAGCCTACCGGCCATGGTGAAGGCGTTCCGTATCGGGCAGAAGGCTGCCGCTGCCGGTTTCGACTGGGGCAGGCGCGAGGATGTGTGGGAAAAGGTGCAGGAGGAGACGGACGAACTCCGGCAGGAAATCGGACGGATGGACCGCGACCGGATGGAAGAGGAGCTGGGCGACCTGTTGTTCGCTCTGGTCAATATGGCGCGTCTGTACGGTATCGACCCCGAGAATGCGCTTGAACGGAGCAACAAGAAGTTTATCCGCCGTTTCGAACATATCGAGAAAAGGGCCGACGAGCAGGGCGTGGAACTGACGAAGATGCCGCTCGAAGAGATGGAGGCGTACTGGCAGGAAGCCAAACGTGAAGAACGCTGA
- a CDS encoding L-cysteine desulfidase family protein → MACKISPAERSSIIALMNREIVPAIGCTEPIAVSLCTARAAEVLGRRPERISVLLSANMLKNAMGVGIPGTDGMIGLPIAVALGALFGKSEYGLEVLRDVTPADVQQGRRYMEETPIEIGLKQGGCDILYIEVEVAAGSDRALAVIEKSHTGFTRIERNGEVLLEKCAGAGASCAGEGCALNLKKVFEFADTAPLDELRFILKAADMNKHAAEVSFTGEYGHSLGRLLRGDMERHIMGDGILSSILSYTSGACDARMSGAMIPVMSNSGSGNQGISATLPVVVYAEKSGAPEEKKIRALILSNLTVIYIKQSLGRLSALCGCVVAATGSSCGITYLMGGGYEEVSYAVKNMIANLAGMICDGAKPSCALKVASGISTSVLSAMLAMEHRCVTAAEGIIDEDVDKSILNLTKIGREGMTQTDRLILDIMTSKGA, encoded by the coding sequence ATGGCTTGCAAGATTTCACCTGCGGAACGCAGTTCGATAATAGCCCTGATGAACAGGGAGATAGTGCCGGCGATAGGGTGTACGGAACCGATTGCCGTATCGCTTTGTACGGCGCGTGCGGCGGAAGTGCTCGGCCGCCGGCCCGAACGTATCTCCGTATTGCTGAGCGCCAACATGCTCAAGAATGCGATGGGCGTGGGCATTCCCGGTACGGACGGCATGATAGGGCTTCCCATCGCCGTGGCGCTGGGAGCGCTGTTCGGAAAGTCGGAGTACGGCCTCGAGGTGCTGCGCGACGTGACTCCTGCGGATGTGCAGCAGGGGCGCCGTTATATGGAGGAGACACCCATCGAAATAGGGCTGAAACAGGGTGGCTGCGATATCCTCTACATCGAGGTGGAGGTGGCTGCTGGGAGCGACAGGGCGCTGGCCGTTATCGAGAAAAGTCATACGGGATTTACACGGATTGAACGCAACGGAGAGGTGTTGCTGGAGAAGTGTGCCGGAGCCGGTGCATCGTGTGCCGGGGAGGGTTGTGCTCTGAACTTGAAGAAGGTGTTCGAGTTTGCCGATACCGCTCCGCTGGACGAGTTGCGGTTCATACTGAAGGCGGCAGACATGAACAAACATGCCGCCGAGGTCTCCTTTACGGGAGAGTACGGCCATTCGCTCGGACGCCTGCTGCGGGGCGACATGGAGCGGCATATTATGGGAGACGGCATCCTGTCGAGTATCCTTTCCTATACCTCCGGGGCGTGCGACGCCCGCATGAGCGGGGCGATGATACCCGTTATGAGCAATTCGGGAAGCGGCAATCAGGGAATCTCTGCGACGCTTCCGGTGGTGGTGTATGCCGAGAAGTCGGGGGCGCCGGAGGAGAAGAAGATACGGGCGCTCATCCTCAGCAACCTGACGGTCATCTATATCAAACAGAGCCTCGGCCGGCTTTCGGCCCTTTGCGGGTGCGTGGTGGCCGCCACGGGGTCGAGCTGTGGCATTACCTACCTGATGGGGGGCGGGTACGAAGAGGTGTCGTACGCCGTGAAGAACATGATAGCCAATCTTGCCGGCATGATATGCGACGGAGCCAAACCGAGCTGTGCGCTCAAGGTGGCCAGCGGCATCTCTACGTCGGTTCTTTCTGCCATGCTCGCCATGGAGCACCGGTGCGTGACCGCCGCCGAGGGAATTATCGACGAGGATGTGGACAAGTCCATTCTGAATCTGACGAAGATAGGCCGCGAGGGAATGACGCAGACCGACCGGCTCATTCTCGATATCATGACCTCCAAAGGGGCCTAA
- the pheT gene encoding phenylalanine--tRNA ligase subunit beta produces the protein MKISYQWLKRYIDTDLELDEILTVLTDIGLEVDGVERFESVRGGLEGVVVGEVLTCTDHPDSDHLHLTEVAVGREEPLKIVCGAPNVAAGQKVLVATVGAVLYPTDAQEGFKIKKSRIRGADSFGMICAEDELGIGTGHEGIMVLPQEAVPGTPAAAFLGLESDTVIEIGLTPNRADAMSHYGVARDLAAFLKAHGRRAELTLPGTEGFDDGGLPAAQIAVECPEGAPRYAGVVISGVRIGSSPDWMQNCLRAIGLNPKNNVVDITNFVLHELGQPLHSFDADRIAGGRVVVKTCAEGTKFVTLDGVERTLSERDLMICDAEKPMCIAGVMGGRDSGVSDATVNVFLESAYFNPVWIRKSARRHGINSDASFRFERGIDPNITIYALKRAALLIQELAGGRITSGIADTVSVPDITEPFRFDVGYDRINALTGKEIPQATVKEILGALEVRIEAERDGVLSVAVPPYRVDVRRPADLTEEILRIYGYNNIEIPARVRSAIALEKRSGREQIANRTAEYLTANGFSEIMSNSLTKLAYYEGLTEYPADGCVKILNPLSADLNAMRQTLLFNAMEAVALNTNHRNPNLKLYEFGNVYRYDASRAAEGGLAPYSENYRLGVVMTGLTETVSWNEKAAPATFFSLRAVAENLLGRFGMDIYRLETLPLGGELYSEGLSFRLNGKELFSLGIVAGSIRKMFDLRAEVYFLEMDFDLFVRSVRKHTVAVSELPRFPEVRRDLALLLDREVTFARLRAIAFSTERKLLRSVTLFDVYEGDKLPAGKKSYALGFVLQDRERTLTDQIIDRVMNNLLVQFEKQAGAVVRV, from the coding sequence ATGAAAATATCTTACCAGTGGCTGAAACGCTATATCGATACCGACCTGGAGCTGGACGAAATACTGACCGTCCTGACCGATATCGGACTTGAAGTGGATGGAGTGGAGCGGTTCGAGAGTGTCCGCGGCGGACTCGAAGGGGTGGTCGTGGGCGAGGTGCTTACCTGTACCGACCATCCCGATTCCGACCATCTGCACCTGACGGAGGTGGCGGTGGGCCGTGAGGAACCGCTGAAAATCGTATGCGGAGCTCCGAATGTTGCCGCCGGGCAGAAGGTGCTCGTCGCCACCGTCGGGGCTGTTCTCTATCCGACAGATGCCCAAGAGGGTTTCAAGATAAAAAAGAGCCGCATCCGCGGTGCCGACTCTTTCGGCATGATATGCGCCGAAGACGAACTTGGTATCGGCACGGGACACGAAGGCATCATGGTCCTCCCGCAGGAGGCTGTGCCGGGGACACCGGCGGCCGCTTTTCTCGGACTGGAGTCGGATACCGTTATCGAAATAGGACTGACGCCCAACCGGGCCGATGCCATGTCGCACTACGGCGTGGCCCGCGACCTGGCGGCTTTCCTGAAAGCGCACGGCAGGCGGGCGGAGCTCACCCTGCCCGGTACGGAGGGTTTCGACGACGGGGGATTGCCTGCGGCGCAGATTGCCGTGGAGTGTCCGGAGGGGGCCCCGCGCTATGCCGGCGTGGTGATAAGCGGCGTCCGAATAGGGTCTTCGCCCGACTGGATGCAGAACTGTCTGCGTGCCATAGGGCTCAATCCCAAGAATAATGTGGTGGACATTACCAACTTCGTCCTGCACGAGCTGGGACAGCCGCTCCACTCTTTCGATGCCGACCGGATTGCCGGGGGCCGGGTGGTAGTGAAGACCTGCGCGGAGGGGACGAAATTCGTGACGCTCGACGGGGTGGAACGGACGCTTTCGGAGAGAGACCTGATGATATGCGATGCGGAGAAACCGATGTGTATCGCGGGTGTCATGGGCGGACGGGATTCCGGCGTTTCCGACGCTACGGTGAACGTCTTCCTTGAAAGCGCCTATTTCAATCCGGTCTGGATACGCAAGAGCGCACGCCGCCACGGAATCAATTCGGATGCGTCGTTCCGTTTCGAGCGCGGTATCGACCCCAATATCACGATTTATGCCCTGAAACGTGCCGCGCTTCTGATTCAGGAGCTGGCCGGGGGGCGGATAACTTCCGGCATTGCCGATACGGTTTCCGTACCCGATATTACCGAACCGTTCCGTTTCGATGTCGGGTATGACCGGATAAATGCCCTTACAGGGAAGGAGATACCGCAGGCGACCGTGAAAGAGATACTCGGTGCGCTGGAGGTGCGCATCGAGGCCGAGCGGGACGGAGTGCTCTCCGTGGCCGTACCGCCCTACCGGGTGGATGTGCGCCGGCCGGCCGACCTGACGGAGGAGATTCTCCGGATATACGGTTACAATAACATAGAGATTCCTGCGAGGGTTCGTTCGGCCATTGCGCTGGAGAAGCGCTCCGGTCGGGAGCAGATAGCGAACAGAACGGCGGAGTATCTCACGGCGAACGGTTTTTCGGAGATAATGAGCAATTCGCTCACGAAGCTGGCCTATTACGAGGGGCTGACGGAGTATCCGGCCGATGGCTGCGTGAAAATCCTCAATCCGTTGAGCGCCGACCTCAATGCCATGCGGCAGACGCTGCTGTTCAATGCCATGGAGGCGGTTGCGCTGAATACGAACCACCGCAACCCGAATCTGAAACTTTACGAGTTCGGGAATGTCTATCGCTACGATGCCTCGCGTGCTGCGGAAGGCGGCCTGGCACCCTATTCGGAGAATTATCGTCTCGGCGTGGTCATGACGGGACTTACGGAGACCGTCTCCTGGAACGAGAAGGCTGCACCGGCGACCTTCTTCAGCCTGCGTGCCGTGGCGGAGAATCTGCTCGGTCGTTTCGGAATGGATATCTACCGGCTGGAGACGCTGCCGCTCGGAGGCGAACTCTATTCGGAGGGGCTCTCCTTCCGTCTCAACGGGAAAGAGCTCTTTTCGCTCGGAATCGTTGCGGGCAGCATACGGAAGATGTTCGACCTGCGGGCGGAGGTCTATTTCCTCGAAATGGATTTCGACCTCTTCGTCCGCAGCGTCCGCAAACATACGGTCGCCGTGTCGGAGCTTCCCCGATTCCCGGAGGTTAGGCGCGACCTCGCCCTGCTGCTGGACAGGGAGGTTACCTTCGCCCGGCTTCGGGCCATCGCTTTCTCGACCGAACGGAAGCTGCTCCGCAGCGTGACGCTGTTCGACGTGTACGAGGGCGACAAGCTGCCTGCCGGAAAGAAGTCGTATGCGCTCGGCTTCGTTTTGCAGGACAGGGAGCGTACTCTCACCGACCAGATAATCGACCGGGTGATGAACAACCTCCTCGTCCAGTTCGAGAAACAGGCCGGGGCCGTGGTCAGGGTATAG
- a CDS encoding UbiA-like polyprenyltransferase codes for MNNVVSRYASLVKFSHTVFAMPFALLSYVYALVSTAVPFDWLLLVKILLCMVFARNAAMGFNRWADRDIDAKNPRTAGREIPAGKITPRAALAFVIGNCVAFVAAAAWINCLALWLSPVALAVLLGYSLTKRFTAWSHVVLGLALAIAPVGAYIAVTGSVALFPVLLAVAVLTWTAGFDILYSLQDASFDRSNGLHSVPARFSAVHSTLISILLHVFAVAAVAVLGALYRLGVWYWVGFGLFTAVLVVQHVLYRPSRIDRIGASFGLVNGLASVSYAAMSIVALLTA; via the coding sequence ATGAATAACGTAGTTTCCCGTTACGCATCGCTCGTCAAGTTCTCGCATACCGTTTTCGCCATGCCGTTCGCCCTGCTGTCCTATGTCTATGCCCTGGTGAGTACCGCTGTGCCGTTCGACTGGCTGCTGCTCGTCAAGATTCTGCTCTGCATGGTATTCGCCCGCAACGCTGCCATGGGGTTCAACCGCTGGGCGGACCGCGACATCGACGCGAAGAATCCCCGTACGGCAGGCCGGGAGATACCCGCCGGGAAGATTACCCCGCGTGCGGCGCTGGCGTTCGTCATCGGGAACTGTGTGGCGTTCGTCGCCGCGGCGGCTTGGATAAACTGCCTCGCCCTCTGGCTGTCGCCCGTGGCGCTCGCCGTGCTGCTGGGCTACAGTCTGACCAAGCGCTTCACCGCGTGGTCGCATGTGGTGCTGGGCCTGGCGCTCGCCATTGCACCCGTGGGGGCCTATATTGCTGTGACGGGCAGCGTCGCGCTCTTCCCCGTGCTGCTTGCCGTAGCCGTATTGACCTGGACGGCGGGTTTCGATATCCTCTATTCACTGCAGGACGCCTCTTTCGACCGCAGCAACGGACTGCATTCCGTCCCTGCACGCTTCTCCGCCGTGCACTCCACGCTCATCAGTATCCTGCTGCATGTGTTTGCCGTGGCAGCCGTCGCGGTGCTCGGTGCACTTTACCGCCTCGGCGTCTGGTATTGGGTGGGATTCGGGCTTTTTACGGCGGTACTCGTCGTGCAGCATGTGCTTTACCGTCCCTCGCGCATCGACCGGATAGGAGCGTCGTTCGGACTCGTGAACGGTCTGGCGAGCGTCAGTTATGCGGCCATGTCGATTGTCGCCCTGCTGACCGCATAG
- the lepA gene encoding translation elongation factor 4, translating to MKNIRNFCIIAHIDHGKSTIADRLLEATNTVSQRDLQAQVLDDMELEREKGITIKSHAIQMEYERGGEKYILNLIDTPGHVDFSYEVSRAIASCEGALLIVDATQGIQAQTISNLYLALGHDLEIIPVVNKIDMEAAMVEEVKDQIADLLGCSHEEIIAASGRTGQGVDEILEAIVERVPAPKGDEKAPLQALIFDSVFNPFRGIIAYFRIFNGTLRTGDAVKFINTGHEYDADEIGVLKLKLAPRQEIRAGDVGYIISGIKNSREVKVGDTITHVENPSTEAIAGFEDVKPMVFAGVYPVEADQYEDLRASLEKLQLNDASLTFDPESSLALGFGFRCGFLGLLHMEIIQERLYREFDMDVITTVPNVSYRVTTKKGETVYVHNPSGLPEPTMVDKIEEPYIEAQIITKSDYLGNVIKLCIDKRGSLRNQVFISQDRVEVTFDMPLSEIVFDFYDKLKSISRGYASFDYHQTGYRESRLAKLDILLNGEPVDALSSLIYQDHAYDFGRRMCEKLKELIPRQQFDIAVQAAIGAKIIARETIKAVRKDVTAKCYGGDISRKRKLLEKQKKGKKRMRQIGNVEVPQSAFLAVLKMD from the coding sequence ATGAAGAACATCAGGAACTTCTGCATCATAGCCCATATAGACCACGGCAAAAGCACCATTGCCGACCGGCTGCTCGAAGCGACCAACACCGTATCGCAGCGCGACCTGCAGGCGCAGGTACTCGACGACATGGAGCTGGAGCGCGAAAAGGGCATCACGATAAAGAGCCACGCCATCCAGATGGAGTACGAGCGCGGCGGCGAGAAATACATCCTCAACCTCATCGACACGCCCGGCCATGTGGACTTCTCCTATGAGGTATCCCGTGCCATCGCCTCGTGCGAAGGGGCGCTGCTTATCGTGGATGCCACGCAGGGGATACAGGCACAGACCATCTCCAACCTCTATCTCGCTCTCGGACACGACCTCGAAATCATTCCCGTCGTCAACAAGATAGACATGGAGGCTGCCATGGTCGAAGAGGTCAAGGACCAGATAGCCGACCTGCTGGGGTGCAGCCACGAGGAAATCATCGCCGCATCGGGCCGCACGGGCCAGGGGGTGGACGAAATACTCGAAGCCATCGTGGAGCGCGTTCCCGCCCCGAAAGGCGACGAGAAGGCTCCCCTGCAGGCGCTTATTTTCGATTCGGTATTCAACCCTTTCCGCGGCATCATCGCCTACTTCCGCATCTTCAACGGGACGCTCCGCACGGGCGATGCGGTGAAGTTCATCAACACGGGTCACGAATACGACGCCGATGAAATCGGCGTTCTAAAACTGAAACTCGCCCCCCGGCAGGAAATCCGGGCGGGTGACGTGGGCTACATCATATCGGGCATCAAGAACTCCCGCGAGGTGAAGGTGGGCGATACGATAACCCACGTAGAAAACCCCAGCACCGAAGCGATAGCCGGTTTCGAGGATGTGAAACCGATGGTCTTCGCGGGCGTCTATCCCGTGGAGGCCGATCAGTACGAAGACCTGCGCGCCTCGCTGGAGAAGCTCCAGCTCAACGACGCCTCGCTCACGTTCGACCCGGAAAGCTCCCTCGCCCTCGGATTCGGTTTCCGCTGCGGCTTCCTCGGCCTGCTCCACATGGAAATCATCCAGGAGCGCCTCTACCGCGAATTCGACATGGACGTCATCACCACCGTACCCAACGTATCGTACCGGGTGACGACGAAAAAGGGCGAAACGGTTTACGTACACAATCCTTCGGGGCTGCCGGAACCGACCATGGTGGACAAAATAGAGGAACCATACATCGAAGCCCAAATCATCACCAAGAGCGATTACTTGGGCAACGTCATCAAGCTCTGCATCGACAAGCGCGGCTCGCTCCGCAATCAGGTATTCATCTCGCAGGACCGGGTGGAGGTGACGTTCGACATGCCGCTGTCGGAAATCGTATTCGATTTTTACGACAAGCTGAAGAGCATCTCACGCGGTTACGCCTCGTTCGACTACCACCAGACGGGGTACCGCGAGAGCCGCCTGGCGAAGCTCGATATCCTGTTGAACGGCGAACCGGTGGATGCGCTCTCGTCGCTCATCTATCAGGACCACGCCTACGATTTCGGCCGACGCATGTGCGAGAAGCTCAAGGAGCTCATCCCGCGCCAGCAGTTCGACATCGCGGTGCAGGCGGCCATCGGAGCGAAAATCATCGCCCGCGAGACCATCAAGGCCGTCCGCAAGGACGTGACCGCCAAATGTTACGGCGGCGACATCTCCCGCAAGCGCAAACTGCTGGAGAAACAGAAGAAAGGCAAGAAGCGCATGCGCCAGATAGGAAACGTGGAGGTACCGCAGTCGGCATTCCTCGCCGTCCTCAAAATGGATTGA
- a CDS encoding murein L,D-transpeptidase catalytic domain family protein, whose amino-acid sequence MGIRRILLTVSAIAGSLLLCSSGKVPADGTVSAAAESTARDLHKTLYETTGMEGEVSYAAFDEALTGYERIDSRKKEILVFVDFSKPSTQERLYVIDMKNRRLLYKSLVAHGRGSGDTYATSFSNTPGSHQSSLGFYLTLNTYQGRNGYSLRLDGLEPGINDKAYERAIVIHGADYCTKAFLNTAGRLGRSFGCPSLPKEISDKIIDTIKEGAVLFIYADDKEYRLNSPILSDSETFAMQ is encoded by the coding sequence ATGGGAATACGCAGAATATTACTAACGGTTTCGGCAATAGCGGGGAGCCTGCTCCTCTGCTCTTCGGGCAAGGTACCGGCCGACGGTACCGTATCCGCAGCGGCGGAAAGTACCGCACGCGACCTCCACAAGACCCTGTACGAAACCACGGGCATGGAGGGAGAGGTATCGTACGCCGCATTCGACGAAGCGCTTACCGGCTACGAACGGATAGATTCCCGGAAAAAGGAGATTCTCGTATTCGTGGATTTCAGCAAGCCGTCTACACAGGAACGGCTTTACGTCATCGACATGAAAAACCGCAGGCTGCTCTACAAATCCCTCGTGGCCCACGGGCGCGGCAGCGGTGACACCTATGCCACCTCCTTCTCCAACACCCCCGGTTCGCACCAGAGTTCGCTCGGATTCTACCTGACGCTGAACACCTATCAGGGCCGCAACGGTTATTCGCTAAGGCTCGACGGACTCGAACCGGGCATCAACGACAAGGCATATGAACGGGCCATCGTCATCCACGGCGCGGATTACTGTACGAAAGCGTTCCTGAACACGGCGGGCCGGCTCGGCCGCAGTTTCGGCTGTCCCTCCCTGCCGAAAGAGATAAGCGACAAAATCATAGACACCATAAAGGAGGGAGCCGTCCTCTTCATCTACGCCGATGACAAGGAGTACCGTCTCAACAGCCCGATTCTCTCCGACAGCGAGACGTTCGCCATGCAATAA
- a CDS encoding NADP-dependent oxidoreductase, with protein MKAIVMHGPGLADELFYESAPKPTPGVGRVLVKVHAASVNQIDWKRASGRAGGTLTPAFPWIPGMDFAGTVEAVGDGAEGFEAGDMVFGCTDGGAYAEYVEADPAQLVVKPMEFSYVDAAAAAYVSQTAWQALYRHGRLGKGQRVLIHGAAGAVGAFAVQFARYTEAEVYATAAGRDRDFVLSLGADVFIDYRTEDFAAVARDMDLVIDLVGGDTLARSYGVVRPGGRLVTLVGKAEEELARECGIEAVSMGVEPNARDLARIAELVEGHHVTVDIAAVFWLRDACKAWNYVLDPNPGRRVHGKVVLQVV; from the coding sequence ATGAAAGCGATTGTGATGCACGGCCCCGGACTGGCCGATGAACTGTTTTATGAAAGCGCACCGAAACCGACCCCGGGAGTCGGGCGCGTATTGGTGAAGGTACATGCGGCTTCCGTGAACCAGATAGATTGGAAACGGGCTTCCGGACGGGCCGGAGGTACCCTGACTCCTGCTTTCCCCTGGATACCGGGGATGGATTTCGCCGGAACGGTCGAGGCGGTCGGCGACGGAGCAGAGGGCTTTGAGGCGGGCGATATGGTGTTCGGCTGTACTGACGGCGGAGCCTATGCCGAATATGTCGAGGCTGACCCGGCGCAGCTGGTCGTCAAACCGATGGAGTTCTCCTATGTGGATGCTGCAGCTGCGGCCTATGTATCGCAGACCGCCTGGCAGGCGCTTTACCGTCATGGCAGGCTGGGGAAGGGGCAGCGTGTGCTGATACACGGCGCAGCCGGTGCGGTCGGCGCATTCGCCGTGCAGTTCGCACGCTATACCGAAGCGGAGGTTTATGCCACGGCCGCCGGGCGCGACCGCGATTTCGTCCTTTCGCTGGGGGCGGACGTATTCATCGATTACCGTACCGAGGATTTTGCTGCGGTTGCACGTGACATGGACCTTGTCATTGACTTGGTGGGGGGCGACACGCTCGCACGTTCCTACGGCGTGGTACGGCCCGGAGGCCGGCTTGTGACACTGGTCGGAAAAGCGGAGGAAGAGTTGGCTCGCGAATGCGGTATCGAAGCTGTCTCCATGGGGGTTGAACCCAACGCCCGCGACCTGGCCCGTATCGCGGAGCTTGTCGAGGGACATCATGTGACTGTGGATATAGCTGCCGTTTTCTGGCTGCGGGATGCCTGCAAGGCGTGGAACTATGTGCTCGACCCGAACCCCGGCCGCCGAGTACACGGTAAAGTCGTGCTTCAAGTGGTATAA
- a CDS encoding ABC transporter ATP-binding protein, translating to MVHGRREKGAAGPKEGRKTFRRLVAYLARSKGELAVVLVLVVITIASSLVGSYMLRPIINDYIMPGDVSGLMRMLAVLAAVYLAGVVAAALQYRMLNRIGQRTAARLRMDLFRKMETLPVRYFDTHPHGDVMSRYTNDMDRVTEGLTDNLADMLSAVLSLAGIFVLMLVISPLLTLAMFVVVPLMLLFANLISRRSRRYFAAQQGTLGQVNGYIEEMISGQKVVKVFGHERQAESGFEVLNGELNAKSRRAQLYSGMMMPVMQNLNTLNFVVVTIVGALLAIYRGFDVGGLAVFLQYSRQFGRPITDIASLYNNIQAAIAGAERIFQIMDEPSEAPDVPKAVRMASARGDICMKDVCFSYEPGKPVLKHVSMHVRPGERIGLVGATGAGKTTILNMLPRFYDIASGEITIDGVRIECIARDDLRRLLAIVLQDTHLFTGTVADNIRFGNLDATDDDIVRAAKLTSAHSFIKRLPHGYDTMLENDGENLSQGQRQLLNIARAAVANPSVLLLDEATSNIDTRSEMLIQRGLDKLMEGRTSFVIAHRLSTVRTLDRILVLENGEIIEEGNHAELMARKGYYYRLYCNQFE from the coding sequence ATGGTACACGGCAGAAGAGAGAAGGGTGCGGCGGGGCCGAAGGAGGGCCGAAAAACGTTCCGGCGCCTGGTCGCGTACCTTGCGCGTAGCAAGGGGGAGCTCGCTGTGGTGCTGGTGCTCGTGGTGATTACGATAGCCTCCAGCCTCGTGGGGTCGTATATGCTCAGGCCGATAATCAACGATTACATCATGCCGGGCGACGTGTCGGGTCTGATGCGTATGCTGGCGGTACTTGCGGCAGTCTATCTCGCAGGAGTCGTTGCGGCCGCGCTGCAGTACAGGATGCTTAACCGGATAGGACAGCGGACGGCAGCCCGCCTGCGGATGGACCTCTTCCGAAAGATGGAGACCCTGCCCGTGCGTTATTTCGATACGCATCCGCACGGTGATGTGATGAGCCGTTACACGAACGACATGGACCGAGTGACGGAGGGGCTGACCGATAACCTGGCCGATATGCTCTCTGCCGTGCTTTCGCTTGCGGGCATTTTCGTCCTCATGCTCGTCATCAGTCCTCTCCTGACGCTCGCCATGTTCGTCGTGGTACCCTTGATGCTCCTGTTCGCCAATCTCATATCCCGTCGCAGCCGCAGGTATTTCGCTGCCCAGCAGGGAACGCTCGGGCAGGTGAACGGTTACATCGAGGAGATGATAAGCGGCCAGAAAGTGGTGAAGGTATTCGGACACGAGCGGCAGGCAGAGTCGGGGTTCGAGGTGCTGAACGGGGAACTGAATGCCAAGTCGCGCCGGGCACAGCTCTATTCCGGCATGATGATGCCCGTGATGCAGAATCTCAACACGCTGAATTTCGTGGTCGTCACGATAGTGGGGGCGCTGCTCGCCATTTACAGGGGATTCGATGTAGGAGGTCTGGCCGTGTTTCTGCAGTATTCGCGGCAGTTCGGACGCCCCATTACGGATATCGCATCGCTCTACAACAATATTCAGGCGGCCATTGCCGGTGCCGAACGCATTTTCCAGATTATGGACGAGCCCTCCGAGGCCCCGGATGTGCCGAAAGCGGTGCGCATGGCTTCCGCCCGGGGCGACATCTGCATGAAGGACGTCTGTTTCTCGTACGAACCCGGCAAACCGGTGTTGAAGCATGTGTCGATGCACGTACGTCCCGGCGAACGGATAGGGCTCGTGGGAGCTACCGGGGCCGGCAAGACGACGATACTCAACATGCTGCCGCGGTTTTATGATATCGCGTCGGGCGAAATAACCATCGACGGGGTGCGCATCGAATGTATTGCGCGGGACGACCTGCGCAGGCTGCTCGCCATCGTGCTGCAGGATACCCATCTCTTTACGGGAACGGTAGCCGACAATATCCGGTTCGGCAACCTCGATGCGACGGATGACGACATTGTCCGTGCGGCGAAGCTGACCTCTGCCCACTCCTTCATCAAGCGGCTGCCGCACGGGTACGATACCATGCTGGAGAACGACGGCGAGAACCTGAGCCAGGGACAGCGGCAGTTGCTCAACATTGCCCGTGCCGCGGTTGCGAATCCCTCCGTACTGTTGCTCGACGAGGCGACCAGCAACATTGATACCCGGAGCGAAATGCTCATTCAGCGCGGGTTGGATAAACTGATGGAGGGGCGGACGAGTTTCGTGATAGCCCACCGGCTCTCCACCGTGCGTACCCTCGACCGTATCCTCGTCCTCGAAAACGGAGAAATCATCGAGGAGGGGAACCATGCCGAATTGATGGCCCGCAAGGGGTACTATTATCGGCTCTACTGCAATCAGTTCGAGTAA